One window of Lemur catta isolate mLemCat1 chromosome 3, mLemCat1.pri, whole genome shotgun sequence genomic DNA carries:
- the LOC123634632 gene encoding 60S ribosomal protein L39-like: MSSHKTFRIKRFLAKKQKQNCPIPHWISMKTGNKIRYNSKRRHWRRTKLGL; this comes from the coding sequence ATGTCTTCTCACAAGACTTTCAGAATCAAGAGGTTTCTGGCcaagaaacagaagcaaaattGTCCCATTCCCCATTGGATTAGTATGAAGACTGGCAATAAAATCAGGTACAATTCCAAGAGGAGACATTGGAGAAGAACCAAGCTAGGTCTATAA